One genomic window of Desmospora activa DSM 45169 includes the following:
- a CDS encoding SPL family radical SAM protein: protein MIKTYVRWMVILLNGELPARWFPKKPKSILNRVEGMPFQWSINPYRGCGHGCHFCYARGTHSWLGYGADDSFRNNIVVKRDAADVLEAELKRGKWTGGGISLGTATDPYQQLEGKLGVTRSILEVLRKYKVPCSITTRSPLILRDLDLLREMEIHSINISISTLDEGVWKCTEPSSPHPQQRLRTVARLVEAGLCAGLFLAPIIPYLTDEEQTVENVIQEAQAVEARFLSPSLLRLKPEVKSWFFRQLQSHYPLEVARLARLYEGAHAPESFRKPLLHRIRCQIEAAGFSTEIPIVNDGDRVGSAMAKKDEGDSIQLSLF, encoded by the coding sequence ATGATTAAAACATATGTTCGATGGATGGTGATTCTGTTGAATGGAGAGCTGCCAGCACGCTGGTTTCCAAAAAAACCAAAATCGATTCTTAACCGTGTCGAAGGGATGCCCTTTCAATGGTCGATCAATCCATACAGAGGTTGTGGGCATGGGTGTCACTTTTGTTATGCCCGCGGGACCCATTCTTGGCTGGGATATGGGGCCGATGACAGTTTTCGCAATAATATCGTTGTCAAACGTGACGCTGCCGACGTGTTGGAAGCGGAACTGAAGAGAGGGAAGTGGACAGGTGGCGGGATTAGTTTAGGAACAGCAACTGACCCCTATCAGCAGCTAGAAGGAAAGCTGGGTGTCACTCGCTCGATCTTAGAGGTGCTGCGAAAATATAAAGTGCCTTGCAGCATTACCACCCGCTCGCCTTTGATTTTGCGCGACCTCGATCTTTTGCGGGAAATGGAAATTCACTCCATCAACATCAGCATCAGCACTTTGGATGAGGGTGTGTGGAAGTGCACAGAGCCTTCTTCTCCTCATCCGCAGCAGCGGTTACGGACAGTGGCACGATTGGTGGAGGCCGGGCTATGCGCGGGGCTGTTTTTGGCTCCCATTATTCCTTATCTGACGGATGAAGAGCAGACGGTGGAGAATGTAATTCAGGAAGCACAGGCTGTGGAGGCTCGTTTCTTGTCGCCTTCTCTCTTGCGATTAAAGCCAGAGGTAAAAAGCTGGTTTTTTCGTCAGCTGCAGTCACACTATCCGTTGGAAGTGGCCCGATTGGCTCGCCTATATGAAGGCGCGCATGCACCGGAATCCTTTCGTAAACCCTTACTTCATCGTATCCGTTGTCAGATCGAAGCGGCGGGGTTTTCAACAGAGATCCCGATCGTAAATGATGGTGACAGAGTTGGGTCCGCCATGGCTAAAAAAGATGAGGGAGACTCTATTCAGCTCAGCTTATTTTAG
- the leuC gene encoding 3-isopropylmalate dehydratase large subunit — MKPRTLFEKVWDRHVIEQQEGKPAILYIDLHLIHEVTSPQAFEGLRLAGRKVRRPDLTIATMDHNVPTTDRSLPITDGTSAKQMDTLAKNCHEFGISLFDLHHPDQGIVHVIGPEQGVTLPGKTIVCGDSHTSTHGAFGALAFGIGTSEVEHVLATQCLQQLKPQTMEVHVKGKLAPGVTAKDLILSVIAKIGTDGATGTVIEYTGEAIRNLSMEERMTVCNMSIEAGARAGMIAPDETTFSYLRGRPHAPKGDDFERAVVDWKSLQTDEGAVYDRRVELDAASIAPQVTWGTSPGMGTDITQSVPDPDSFPTETERQSARNALEYMGLTPGTPISKIRLDRVFIGSCTNSRMEDLRTAAKVVKNKRVSPHVHAMVVPGSQQVKKQAEAEGLHEIFIEAGFEWRESGCSMCLAMNADILSEGERCASTSNRNFEGRQGRGGRTHLVSPAMAAAAAIEGRFTDIRQWDYQD; from the coding sequence GTGAAACCACGCACATTGTTTGAAAAAGTGTGGGACCGCCATGTGATTGAGCAGCAGGAGGGCAAACCGGCCATTCTGTATATCGACCTTCATTTGATTCATGAGGTGACCTCTCCACAAGCATTTGAGGGATTACGTCTGGCAGGACGAAAAGTACGCCGTCCTGATCTTACGATTGCAACCATGGATCACAATGTTCCTACTACCGACCGTTCACTACCGATTACCGACGGCACTTCCGCTAAGCAGATGGACACGCTGGCTAAAAATTGCCACGAGTTTGGAATTTCCCTGTTTGATCTACATCACCCCGATCAAGGCATCGTTCATGTGATCGGCCCTGAGCAAGGAGTGACACTGCCCGGCAAGACAATCGTCTGTGGAGACAGTCATACCTCCACACACGGTGCCTTTGGCGCACTTGCTTTTGGGATCGGCACCAGTGAAGTGGAACATGTTTTGGCCACGCAATGTCTGCAACAATTGAAACCGCAGACGATGGAGGTACATGTTAAGGGCAAACTGGCCCCAGGCGTGACCGCCAAGGATTTGATTTTGTCTGTAATCGCCAAAATCGGCACTGATGGCGCTACCGGCACTGTGATTGAATACACCGGAGAAGCCATCCGTAATCTGTCGATGGAAGAGCGGATGACCGTCTGCAATATGTCGATTGAGGCAGGTGCTCGTGCCGGTATGATCGCTCCCGACGAGACCACCTTCTCCTATCTGCGGGGACGCCCACACGCTCCCAAAGGGGATGATTTTGAACGTGCCGTAGTGGATTGGAAAAGCCTGCAAACCGATGAAGGAGCCGTCTATGATCGCCGGGTAGAGTTAGATGCTGCATCGATCGCCCCTCAAGTTACCTGGGGAACAAGCCCCGGCATGGGCACAGACATTACCCAATCTGTTCCCGATCCCGATTCTTTCCCCACTGAAACTGAACGTCAATCTGCTCGCAACGCGCTGGAATACATGGGCTTAACCCCTGGCACACCGATCTCGAAAATCCGCTTGGATCGCGTTTTTATCGGCTCCTGTACCAACTCCCGCATGGAGGACTTGCGCACAGCCGCCAAAGTGGTAAAAAACAAACGCGTTTCCCCCCATGTCCATGCCATGGTTGTACCCGGATCACAACAGGTGAAAAAGCAGGCGGAAGCAGAAGGCTTACATGAAATCTTTATCGAAGCCGGATTTGAATGGCGCGAATCCGGTTGCAGTATGTGTCTGGCCATGAACGCCGACATCTTGTCAGAGGGAGAGCGCTGCGCCTCTACCTCTAACCGCAACTTTGAAGGTCGACAAGGTCGCGGTGGCCGCACACACCTCGTCAGTCCGGCGATGGCCGCAGCAGCTGCAATCGAGGGACGGTTTACCGATATCCGTCAATGGGACTATCAAGACTAA
- the leuD gene encoding 3-isopropylmalate dehydratase small subunit — protein MEALTIHTGRVIPLDRANVDTDQIIPKQFLKRIERTGFGQYLFYNWRFDSQGNPNPDFVLNRDDYKTGSILLARTNFGCGSSREHAPWSLLDYGIRVVIAPSFADIFYNNCFKNGILPVRLPETQVDALFQRINQGKSQTLTVDLEKCLVKDDSDFEVDFEVEPYRRHCLLNGLDDIAITLQSDETISTYEAKLPGYYSLQSVERT, from the coding sequence GTGGAAGCCCTGACAATCCACACCGGTCGTGTCATCCCCTTGGACCGGGCAAATGTTGACACCGACCAGATTATTCCTAAGCAATTTTTAAAACGAATCGAACGGACCGGCTTCGGTCAATATCTTTTTTACAATTGGCGCTTTGACAGTCAAGGCAATCCCAACCCCGATTTTGTGCTAAATCGGGATGATTACAAGACGGGATCGATTCTGTTGGCTCGTACTAACTTTGGTTGCGGTTCTTCCCGTGAACACGCTCCCTGGTCTCTTCTCGATTATGGTATTCGGGTAGTAATTGCTCCGTCCTTTGCCGATATCTTTTATAACAACTGCTTTAAAAACGGGATTCTACCCGTCCGTTTGCCGGAAACACAAGTGGATGCATTGTTTCAACGGATCAATCAAGGAAAAAGCCAAACACTAACCGTCGATCTAGAAAAATGCCTCGTCAAAGACGATTCCGATTTTGAAGTCGACTTTGAAGTAGAGCCTTATCGCCGCCACTGCCTCTTAAACGGCTTAGACGATATCGCCATCACCCTGCAATCGGATGAAACAATCTCCACATACGAAGCAAAGCTTCCTGGTTATTATTCATTGCAATCAGTGGAACGAACATAA
- a CDS encoding YqgQ family protein, with amino-acid sequence MEKVVQEASIRVMADVRALLKRFGTIIYTGDPLSDLYMMEEELLELYQLGMVEAKIWMAARQVIAQEKRRLEQSH; translated from the coding sequence GTGGAAAAAGTGGTTCAGGAAGCATCCATTCGAGTGATGGCAGATGTACGGGCGTTGTTAAAGCGGTTTGGCACGATTATTTACACAGGGGACCCGTTGTCGGATCTATATATGATGGAAGAGGAGTTGCTGGAGCTTTACCAACTGGGCATGGTGGAGGCGAAGATATGGATGGCTGCACGTCAAGTGATTGCCCAGGAAAAACGTCGCTTAGAGCAGTCTCATTGA
- a CDS encoding biotin transporter BioY — translation MKGKTASIRLMLFAAMFAALTAVAGQIAIPLPPVPITLQTLVVMLAGSVLGARWGATSIAVLILLAAFGVPVLSGGSGGLAILVGPTAGYIWSWPLAAFLIGWWTERMAPRLHFWRLALVHFIWGTALINLVGMSWLVLGAGLDWRVALATGVLPFIPGDIIKVLIASSIALSLYRAYPIIDKKHAG, via the coding sequence ATGAAGGGAAAGACAGCTTCCATTCGGTTGATGTTGTTTGCTGCGATGTTTGCGGCCTTGACCGCGGTGGCGGGTCAGATCGCCATCCCGTTACCACCGGTACCGATTACGCTGCAGACACTGGTGGTGATGTTGGCCGGATCGGTGTTGGGCGCCCGTTGGGGGGCGACAAGTATCGCCGTTTTGATCCTGCTGGCGGCGTTTGGAGTACCGGTATTGTCAGGGGGAAGTGGTGGGTTGGCGATATTGGTGGGACCTACTGCGGGATACATATGGAGTTGGCCCTTGGCTGCTTTTCTCATCGGCTGGTGGACGGAAAGGATGGCTCCCCGGCTTCATTTTTGGCGACTGGCGCTGGTTCACTTCATTTGGGGAACGGCGCTGATCAATCTCGTCGGAATGTCATGGTTAGTATTGGGAGCGGGGTTGGATTGGCGAGTGGCGTTGGCGACTGGCGTGTTGCCCTTTATTCCGGGCGATATCATAAAAGTGCTAATCGCCTCATCGATCGCCTTAAGTCTGTACCGAGCGTATCCGATTATCGACAAAAAACACGCCGGATGA
- the speE gene encoding polyamine aminopropyltransferase, giving the protein MTIKGVFVWDDTDWLSDPEDRFGFRATWKVKRVLAKEESVFQEVAVIETEGFGKTLVLDGVVQTTEKDGFIYNEMIMHVPLATHPQPADVCIVGGGDGGAAQEAVKYSSVQAVDMVEIDRKVVEVSQRHLPEVAGFGEPDPRIRFVYEDGTAFIKERENAYDVIAIDSSDPVGPAAVLFEKPFYQDAKRALKDDGILVCQSESPVFHPEVLKRVHHTLRELFPVVRTYLAAIPTYPGGVWSFTLASLRHDPLEADGQRLVTAGNRYVNHDILDGCFRLPQYVKELLS; this is encoded by the coding sequence TTGACGATTAAAGGTGTGTTCGTCTGGGATGACACGGATTGGCTGTCTGATCCCGAAGACCGTTTTGGCTTTCGCGCGACATGGAAAGTAAAGCGGGTATTGGCCAAGGAGGAGTCGGTCTTTCAGGAAGTGGCGGTGATTGAGACAGAAGGTTTTGGGAAGACATTGGTATTGGATGGCGTGGTTCAGACCACGGAAAAAGATGGCTTTATCTATAATGAAATGATTATGCACGTTCCGCTGGCGACCCATCCCCAACCGGCAGACGTTTGTATTGTCGGTGGTGGTGACGGTGGGGCAGCACAGGAAGCGGTAAAATATTCCTCCGTGCAAGCAGTAGATATGGTGGAGATCGATCGCAAAGTAGTGGAAGTTAGTCAACGCCACCTACCAGAAGTGGCCGGCTTTGGTGAACCGGATCCGCGCATTCGCTTTGTTTATGAGGATGGGACTGCTTTTATCAAGGAGCGGGAAAACGCATATGATGTGATTGCCATCGATTCCTCCGATCCCGTCGGTCCGGCGGCCGTATTGTTTGAAAAGCCATTTTATCAGGATGCGAAACGAGCGCTAAAGGATGACGGAATTTTAGTGTGCCAAAGTGAGTCCCCCGTCTTTCACCCTGAGGTACTAAAGCGGGTCCATCACACCTTACGTGAACTGTTTCCGGTGGTGCGCACTTATTTGGCGGCGATTCCCACCTACCCCGGCGGAGTATGGAGCTTTACTCTGGCATCGCTGCGGCACGATCCGTTGGAAGCGGACGGACAGCGACTGGTGACCGCGGGAAACCGCTATGTTAACCACGATATACTGGATGGATGCTTTCGTTTGCCACAGTATGTAAAAGAGCTCTTGTCCTGA
- a CDS encoding S1C family serine protease produces MYVSDAFHAPTTMNHARRRRGDVHSLSASHPANTFVPVIRRARHSVVSILAEDQNEAVPASFFGRILSEWGGQSTPRKQRQFGSGFIISPQGLILTNEHVVRNAHRILVNLYGHKKPLLAEVVWREPRHDIAVIRVQASQPLKPLPMGSSQLTEVGEWAVAIGNPLGLNDSVTIGIISGKDRPLRLENRHFGNVIQTDAAINPGNSGGPLLNILGQVIGINTLVVYPSQSISFAIPIDEVKPLIRSHFSG; encoded by the coding sequence GTGTATGTATCAGATGCATTCCATGCACCAACAACCATGAACCACGCCAGACGCCGCCGCGGTGACGTACATTCTCTGTCTGCCAGTCACCCGGCCAACACCTTTGTTCCCGTCATCCGCCGCGCCCGCCACAGTGTGGTCTCCATTTTGGCGGAAGACCAAAACGAAGCGGTACCGGCGTCCTTTTTTGGCCGCATTTTGTCTGAATGGGGCGGCCAATCGACCCCACGTAAGCAGCGCCAATTTGGATCGGGTTTTATCATTTCACCCCAAGGGCTCATTTTGACCAACGAGCATGTGGTACGAAATGCCCATCGGATACTGGTCAACCTATATGGACATAAAAAGCCGCTGCTGGCGGAAGTAGTATGGAGAGAACCTCGCCACGATATCGCCGTCATTCGCGTACAAGCGTCTCAACCCCTTAAACCGCTTCCGATGGGCTCATCCCAGTTGACGGAAGTGGGGGAATGGGCTGTCGCCATCGGCAATCCTTTGGGGTTAAACGATTCCGTTACCATCGGTATCATCAGCGGCAAAGATCGCCCCCTTCGCCTGGAAAACCGCCACTTCGGCAATGTAATCCAGACGGATGCCGCCATCAACCCCGGCAACAGTGGTGGACCGTTGTTAAACATCTTGGGGCAGGTTATCGGTATCAACACCTTGGTCGTCTATCCTTCTCAAAGCATCAGTTTTGCCATCCCCATCGATGAGGTCAAACCCTTGATCCGATCCCACTTCAGCGGATAA
- the sat gene encoding sulfate adenylyltransferase yields MVADPHGGRLVDQVWSGARRQEGLRRAEKGLAVSLSAAALADVECLATGVFSPLRGFLTEEDYYRVCNRMRLADGTVWSIPITLPVSRDVREGMELGLRDAASGEIVALMEVKSLFAIDPVWEAERVFGTQDQKHPGVSQLFRASRWRAGGPVYLLRKPRRDNFAEYPAYPAETRTLFQQRGWRTVVGFQTRNPVHRAHEYIQKCALEIVDGLFLHPLIGPTKADDIPAEVRMRSYEAILEAYYPRDRVCLGIFPAAMRYAGPREAVFHALVRKNYGCTHFIVGRDHAGVGDYYGSYDAQDLVRSLPVEELGIQPLFFEHSFYCRRCQGMASLKTCPHTEADRLILSGTKVRTMLRSGVTPPPEFSRPEVIRVLLEPLQIKSEQSVGR; encoded by the coding sequence ATGGTGGCAGATCCTCATGGAGGACGGCTGGTCGATCAGGTATGGAGTGGAGCGCGCCGACAGGAGGGATTGCGTCGGGCGGAAAAAGGGCTGGCGGTTTCCCTGTCAGCGGCTGCTTTAGCCGATGTGGAATGTTTGGCGACAGGGGTGTTTTCTCCTCTACGGGGTTTTTTGACGGAAGAAGATTATTATCGTGTTTGTAATCGTATGCGTTTGGCGGATGGAACCGTGTGGAGCATCCCGATAACCTTGCCGGTTTCCCGCGATGTGCGGGAGGGGATGGAGTTGGGGTTGCGGGATGCCGCCAGCGGGGAGATCGTAGCCCTAATGGAAGTGAAGAGTCTGTTTGCAATTGATCCTGTGTGGGAAGCGGAGCGCGTCTTTGGCACTCAGGATCAAAAACATCCAGGTGTAAGCCAGTTGTTCCGCGCATCGCGGTGGCGGGCGGGTGGACCCGTTTATCTGTTGCGGAAGCCGAGGCGAGATAACTTTGCCGAATACCCCGCTTACCCTGCTGAGACGCGTACCCTTTTTCAACAGCGGGGTTGGCGGACGGTCGTGGGATTTCAGACGCGTAACCCTGTCCACCGTGCCCATGAATATATCCAAAAGTGTGCCTTGGAGATAGTGGACGGTTTGTTTTTACATCCACTGATAGGTCCTACCAAAGCGGACGATATTCCGGCGGAAGTTCGCATGCGCAGTTATGAGGCGATTTTGGAAGCTTATTACCCCCGTGATCGAGTATGCCTGGGCATCTTTCCGGCAGCGATGCGATATGCCGGGCCGCGGGAGGCGGTTTTTCACGCACTGGTGCGAAAAAATTATGGCTGTACCCATTTCATCGTAGGACGGGATCATGCGGGAGTGGGAGATTATTACGGCAGTTACGACGCACAGGATTTGGTCCGTTCCTTACCGGTGGAGGAACTGGGCATTCAACCGCTCTTCTTTGAACACAGCTTTTACTGTCGTCGTTGTCAAGGCATGGCATCGTTAAAGACGTGTCCACATACCGAAGCTGATCGACTCATCCTGTCGGGCACCAAGGTGCGAACGATGCTTCGTTCCGGCGTTACACCGCCCCCTGAGTTTTCCCGTCCTGAAGTGATCCGTGTATTGCTGGAACCGTTGCAAATAAAAAGCGAGCAATCCGTGGGTAGATAA
- a CDS encoding phosphoadenylyl-sulfate reductase, whose protein sequence is MSTEVAEVSDQEAVKEAAQALRRSSPQEVLQWGVGRFGNSFTLACSFGLEDVVLVDMLFQLNPEIEIFYLDTDLLFAETHQTRERLSKRYGKHFIRVVPELSLKEQEEDYGETLWKRDPHTCCAIRKVEPLRRFLSDYRAWCTGIRREQSPTRSQAETVEWDEIFQMAKLNPLAHWTIEEVWDYVHKNRVPFNPMHEQMYPSIGCIPCTQQVRPGEDSRAGRWRGMSRTECGLHQHQSGSLAGGK, encoded by the coding sequence ATGTCGACAGAAGTGGCGGAGGTTAGTGATCAGGAAGCAGTTAAAGAGGCGGCGCAAGCCCTTCGTCGCTCATCGCCACAGGAAGTGTTGCAGTGGGGGGTGGGGCGATTCGGGAACTCCTTTACCCTGGCATGCAGCTTTGGATTGGAAGATGTCGTGTTGGTGGATATGCTGTTTCAACTGAACCCGGAAATCGAGATTTTTTATCTAGACACGGATTTGTTGTTTGCGGAAACACATCAAACCCGTGAACGATTGTCGAAACGATATGGGAAACACTTTATCCGCGTGGTACCGGAGCTTTCGCTGAAGGAGCAGGAAGAGGATTACGGGGAAACGTTGTGGAAGCGGGACCCTCACACCTGTTGTGCCATTCGCAAGGTAGAGCCACTGCGCCGTTTTCTCTCCGACTACCGGGCTTGGTGTACAGGGATTCGACGGGAGCAGTCTCCAACCCGATCCCAGGCGGAAACGGTGGAATGGGATGAGATATTCCAGATGGCCAAATTAAATCCCTTGGCCCATTGGACGATAGAAGAAGTGTGGGATTATGTCCACAAAAATCGTGTTCCCTTTAATCCGATGCATGAGCAGATGTATCCCAGCATCGGGTGTATTCCCTGTACGCAACAAGTACGTCCGGGAGAGGATAGCCGGGCCGGTCGCTGGCGGGGGATGTCCAGGACCGAGTGTGGCTTGCACCAACATCAATCCGGCTCCTTGGCGGGAGGGAAGTAA
- a CDS encoding dicarboxylate/amino acid:cation symporter, producing the protein MWLMWSVAVVLLLLLFSLKQFFRISFGIRVLIAMLLGVAFGAYFGETAEPVKFFGQAFVSLIKMLVIPLVVTALLTSITRLRDPSQLRKIGTKTIAWFLLTAIIASGIGIAVGTAINPGAGIQMGSEQVEAREIPPVSEVFLDMIPSNIVSQAADDKILPIILFTIILGIAISIESQRDAARVKPFQDFIEAFSRIIFRVTKLILKLTPYGVFGLLASVAASYGLDTLLPLTKMIAAVYLACLIHMVITYGSIVTFVAKVNPIRFFRKIYPAVVVAFSTRSSYGTLPVTIKTLTNRVKVSEKISSFVAPLGATMNMDACGGLYPAVTAIFVATVFGIDLGVTDYLLLIGTATLASIGTAGVPGTASIMTTVVLSSLGLPLEGLALVLGIDALLDMGRTAVNVTGDTVVSLVVADSEGEFDREAFNNNDSPDELELNTPSNTTATSS; encoded by the coding sequence ATGTGGTTGATGTGGAGTGTAGCCGTTGTTTTGCTGTTGCTCCTATTTTCTCTGAAACAGTTCTTCCGAATCAGCTTCGGCATTCGTGTCTTGATTGCCATGCTGCTAGGTGTAGCCTTTGGGGCCTATTTTGGTGAAACCGCCGAGCCAGTCAAATTCTTCGGCCAGGCATTCGTCAGTCTGATTAAGATGCTGGTAATCCCGTTGGTGGTAACCGCCTTATTAACCAGCATCACCCGTTTGCGCGATCCTTCCCAATTGCGGAAAATCGGTACCAAAACAATTGCTTGGTTTCTGTTGACCGCTATAATCGCCAGCGGGATCGGTATTGCGGTTGGAACCGCAATCAACCCCGGAGCCGGTATCCAGATGGGGAGCGAGCAAGTGGAAGCGCGGGAGATTCCACCAGTATCCGAGGTATTCCTGGATATGATTCCTTCCAATATCGTGTCTCAGGCTGCGGATGATAAAATTCTGCCAATCATTCTGTTTACGATCATCCTGGGGATCGCCATCAGCATTGAAAGCCAGCGTGACGCTGCCCGTGTCAAACCGTTTCAAGATTTTATCGAGGCTTTTTCACGCATTATATTCCGTGTAACCAAATTGATTTTAAAACTAACCCCTTACGGGGTGTTTGGGTTGCTGGCTTCCGTCGCCGCCAGTTATGGGTTGGACACCTTACTTCCCTTGACCAAGATGATTGCCGCTGTGTATCTGGCTTGTCTGATCCATATGGTGATCACCTACGGCAGTATCGTCACCTTTGTAGCCAAGGTAAACCCAATTCGCTTTTTCCGTAAAATCTATCCAGCGGTGGTGGTCGCGTTTTCCACCCGCAGCAGCTACGGCACACTTCCCGTCACCATTAAAACCTTAACCAATCGGGTAAAAGTGTCGGAGAAGATATCCAGCTTTGTTGCCCCTCTTGGCGCTACCATGAATATGGATGCTTGTGGAGGGCTATACCCTGCAGTAACCGCCATCTTTGTGGCGACAGTCTTTGGCATCGATCTCGGGGTGACCGATTATCTGCTGCTCATCGGCACTGCCACCTTGGCTTCTATCGGGACCGCCGGGGTGCCCGGCACCGCTTCCATTATGACGACAGTGGTGTTGAGCAGTTTGGGACTTCCCCTGGAAGGGCTGGCCCTAGTACTGGGAATCGATGCACTGTTGGATATGGGACGCACCGCCGTCAATGTTACCGGAGACACCGTTGTCTCCCTGGTGGTAGCCGATTCAGAAGGAGAGTTTGACCGCGAAGCTTTTAACAATAACGACTCCCCGGATGAACTGGAATTGAACACCCCTTCCAATACCACAGCGACCAGTAGTTGA
- a CDS encoding FMN-dependent NADH-azoreductase, translating into MSKVLYVTANPKAVEDSFGLKTGQAFLDAYKEANPQDEIIHLDLYKEEIPLIDADVLSGWGKLGAGQSFDALTPDESKKVARLGELVDQFVAADRYVFVSPLWNFGVPPQLKAYIDAVAVGGKTFRYTEAGPEGLLKGKKAVHIHATGGVYSEAPMDAMDFSNPYLVAVLGFFGITDVETVRVEGMNQFPDRVDAILAEAKEKARETAKTFASDTVTA; encoded by the coding sequence ATGAGCAAAGTATTATATGTTACCGCCAACCCAAAAGCGGTAGAAGACTCCTTTGGATTAAAAACGGGACAAGCTTTCCTGGATGCTTACAAGGAAGCCAACCCTCAGGACGAAATCATTCATCTGGATCTGTATAAAGAAGAGATTCCATTGATTGATGCCGATGTACTTTCTGGATGGGGCAAGCTGGGTGCGGGCCAATCCTTTGATGCGCTTACCCCGGACGAGTCGAAAAAAGTGGCCCGGCTCGGCGAATTGGTCGATCAGTTTGTGGCGGCTGATCGCTATGTATTTGTTTCTCCGCTGTGGAACTTTGGTGTTCCTCCGCAGTTGAAAGCTTATATCGATGCCGTGGCGGTTGGAGGTAAAACCTTCCGCTATACGGAAGCAGGTCCGGAAGGGTTGTTAAAAGGGAAAAAAGCGGTCCATATCCATGCGACCGGCGGCGTCTACAGTGAAGCACCGATGGATGCCATGGATTTCAGCAACCCTTATTTGGTGGCGGTACTCGGCTTTTTTGGCATTACCGATGTGGAAACCGTTCGCGTTGAGGGGATGAACCAATTCCCGGACCGGGTGGATGCAATCTTGGCTGAAGCCAAGGAGAAAGCACGGGAAACGGCGAAAACATTTGCAAGTGATACAGTAACCGCCTGA
- a CDS encoding YtoQ family protein: protein MQLIVYLAGQIHDDWREQLRLKAEERNLPIVFKGPQEDHDRSDDIGEAIKGQQPNAEYRDQAASEMNNLRTRIWMEKADVVIALFGEKYRQWNTAMDAAIAIQSNKPLILVRPPALIHPLKELAQRAQVVVETPEQALDALAYVLE, encoded by the coding sequence ATGCAGCTCATTGTTTACTTGGCTGGTCAGATCCACGATGATTGGCGGGAGCAACTGCGGTTAAAAGCGGAGGAGCGTAATCTTCCAATCGTGTTTAAAGGGCCGCAAGAAGATCACGACCGCTCCGATGACATCGGTGAAGCGATCAAGGGGCAACAGCCCAACGCGGAGTACCGGGATCAAGCCGCCTCTGAGATGAATAATCTGCGCACCCGTATATGGATGGAAAAAGCGGATGTGGTTATCGCCCTGTTCGGAGAAAAATACCGCCAATGGAACACGGCAATGGACGCAGCCATCGCGATTCAATCCAACAAACCCCTCATCTTAGTGCGGCCGCCAGCACTGATCCACCCTTTAAAAGAGCTGGCACAACGGGCGCAAGTGGTTGTGGAAACACCGGAGCAAGCCCTGGATGCGTTGGCATATGTATTAGAATAA
- a CDS encoding spore coat protein GerQ, with product MYWNYPYQAQVADYSWVSQRRERVYTEDLLERNVGKLITVYLTFENNPQWNAKRVTGTLRGVGRDFILVRDQQSGKDMVFHNINVDYVVFENQPAALAGEAE from the coding sequence ATGTATTGGAATTATCCCTATCAGGCTCAGGTGGCTGATTATAGCTGGGTATCCCAGCGGCGTGAACGGGTCTATACCGAGGATCTGTTGGAGCGGAACGTCGGCAAGCTGATTACCGTCTACCTCACCTTTGAGAACAATCCCCAGTGGAACGCAAAAAGAGTGACAGGCACGCTGCGCGGGGTGGGGCGGGATTTTATCCTGGTTCGTGATCAACAGTCGGGCAAAGATATGGTATTCCATAATATCAATGTCGATTATGTCGTGTTTGAAAACCAGCCTGCCGCCTTAGCCGGGGAAGCGGAGTGA
- a CDS encoding cell wall hydrolase has protein sequence MAVVRTNSEHVKLLARLMRAEAEEDGEQGMLMVGNVGVNRVRSNCLDFQDLSTLQQMVFQSPGGFEAVQKPYFYQAARQREIRLARRVVKGERIDPARYALWFFRPPGVCPPTWFNQTNSGRFKAHCFYVPSATECPNVY, from the coding sequence ATGGCGGTGGTACGGACAAACAGCGAGCACGTCAAGTTGTTGGCGCGGTTGATGCGGGCGGAAGCGGAAGAGGATGGCGAGCAGGGGATGTTGATGGTGGGAAATGTGGGGGTTAATCGGGTGAGATCCAACTGCTTGGATTTTCAAGATCTGAGTACATTGCAGCAGATGGTTTTTCAATCACCCGGTGGGTTTGAGGCGGTACAAAAGCCTTACTTTTATCAGGCGGCACGCCAACGGGAGATTCGCTTGGCGCGACGGGTGGTCAAAGGGGAACGAATTGACCCGGCGCGTTATGCGCTCTGGTTTTTTCGACCGCCAGGAGTCTGTCCGCCAACTTGGTTTAATCAGACAAACAGCGGCCGTTTTAAAGCGCACTGTTTCTATGTTCCTTCTGCGACCGAGTGTCCTAACGTTTATTGA